The region TCCAAATTATACGTTCTGTCAATACAATTATTTAGAATTATTTTTGCTTTGTCCTTTTTTTAGACGAAGATTTTTTCTTTGGACTACTTTGCTTTTTCTTGGGGGAAGCCTTCGGCTTTTCTATAACCGCAGGTTTGGTTTGGACGGGAGCCTGTTTTTTAGGTGGGGAAGGTTTTCCGGTCTTCTTTCTGGGGATTGGTTGGTCCTTGTTCAGTTTAAACTTATTGGTAAGGTCCAAGAATTTAATTCTATTCTGCAAGGTAGTTCTGGGAACTCCCAGATCCAGGGCGGCATGGGAGACATTTTCCTGGTTTCGCTTCAGAGTATGATAGATATAACTCCCTTCTACTTCTTTCAACACTGTTTCTAAAGGAAGTTTTTGATTGAATGCCTCGGTTACGGATGGGAACTCCATCCCTTCTCCATCCTGGCTATTTAATTTTGCAGAAGCAGGCGAGAAATGATACAAGTATCCAAGAGGTTTTCCTTTTTGCTTCAGTATAGAGACTCGAACTAAGGAATCCAATTCAGGAATGAATGTTTGAACCGAAAGTCTTCCTTCTTCCAATCTGAGCTCATGGGTCTTTAGATAATTGCCCAATAGGTCTTTGGACATTTCCTTCAGCAATTTTTCGGCCTGGAGAATACTATCTCTGAACCATTTGCGAACTAGGATCTCTTTTTCGAAGCTTTCATTATAGAACACGGTATGTCCGTCTAGATCCGTGGCCAAAAGCCCATCTGGGAAGTTCTGCAAAAGAACTTCCATAAACCATTGGCTTTGCTTTGCCTTATCTTCTTCTGTCTTTTCAGGAGAAGGTTCCGACTTCTCGGTTTCTTTTGCTACCCAAGAGGATCTACTAAGTTCCGCTAAGAATCTAGGTTTGTCCCAGTCTTCGTATTTTTCTCCAGAGGAACTAATAACAGGAATGGTTCTTTGTTTCTGGAAGTATCCGAGCACAGTCTCTGGAATTTCTCGGATCAGGAAATCTTCTGGGATCTTGCTAAACTCTCTTTCTGCAGAGCTTAAGTCGGCAAGTTCCATTAGAACTCTTTCCTTAGGAAGAAGTCCCAATAATCCGCTTCCTTCTTCCCAAACGGGTAGATGACTGGCAGGCGTGTATAGGAAGAATTTATATAAAACTTCGATTCTCATAAAAGAGAGGAGGAAGTTTCCCCCAGAATGA is a window of Leptospira semungkisensis DNA encoding:
- a CDS encoding PAS domain-containing protein, translating into MRIEVLYKFFLYTPASHLPVWEEGSGLLGLLPKERVLMELADLSSAEREFSKIPEDFLIREIPETVLGYFQKQRTIPVISSSGEKYEDWDKPRFLAELSRSSWVAKETEKSEPSPEKTEEDKAKQSQWFMEVLLQNFPDGLLATDLDGHTVFYNESFEKEILVRKWFRDSILQAEKLLKEMSKDLLGNYLKTHELRLEEGRLSVQTFIPELDSLVRVSILKQKGKPLGYLYHFSPASAKLNSQDGEGMEFPSVTEAFNQKLPLETVLKEVEGSYIYHTLKRNQENVSHAALDLGVPRTTLQNRIKFLDLTNKFKLNKDQPIPRKKTGKPSPPKKQAPVQTKPAVIEKPKASPKKKQSSPKKKSSSKKRTKQK